In a single window of the Acyrthosiphon pisum isolate AL4f chromosome X, pea_aphid_22Mar2018_4r6ur, whole genome shotgun sequence genome:
- the LOC103307935 gene encoding zinc finger MYM-type protein 1-like, with amino-acid sequence MSSRRVYESGFAKRKAKEQRTASLDVMRGSMTKFLRKTSVTSENESFVVTNENVRDEAETKNESFVVTNENVRDEAETKNESFVVTNENVRDEAETNIEMDLNCEFPSDRGRFPDIINNSNLKRQIIAFGPCKPDIKFPLDSTWCQDNENKKCRKFSVEYYFTTNLAGHKIPRSWLCYSVILDKAYCESCWLFSDRTHPYFKSNWIKGINDWRHLSQKINKHEISIQHIEAVTLRTIWVKNQTIDQSIEDQISKEAQHWRDILTRLIKIILFLTAGNTALRGNEGKSTSTSMNEGNFIRSVRLMAEFDPILHNLLYTEKTRVKYLSWKIQNELIDLLSTNVITLICEEIRSAPCFSIVDYREQKLCCKESFLGFYPLHKHGAEDHVNLIISILKNYNLDINKCRGQGYDGASVMSGSFTGVQKRISDIIPNASYVHCAAHNLNLVFKSAPRWTSLALGDDVAKIVLKKVCTTRWESRHNAVFALKYRFKDVLKSLTNIMLTSDKKEEMNRAKGLKKKLESFEFVLILTIWEQILRPFYVVSKKLQSVDSNLHNACECLQSAITIIQNLRENYEELVTSATHLCNSWGISVNNNQRRQVYSKNFFGDLDGDRRQDVTEENLRIKVFLPLIDTALVQLNNRFIGLQNVVDKFNFLQPQVILQSSEDDVVKATYDFILYYEKDISSDFLRQMLSLKEVMIDSLLTMKTIKDLANYILENDMASLFKDILTACIIFISLPVTVASAERSFSKLKIIKNYLRNSMGQERLSNISILNIERSRTHELNVNKIIDDFANKKARKKNFSK; translated from the exons atgtcgtCACGAAGAGTATATGAAAGTGGTTTTGCTAAACGCAAGGCAAAAGAACAAAGAACCGCCAGTTTGGATGTAATGCGAGGTTCAATGACTAAATTTCTTAGAAAAACATCAGTAACTTCAG aaaatGAATCATTTGTGGttacaaatgaaaatgtaagAGATGAAGCTGAAACAA aaaatGAATCATTTGTGGttacaaatgaaaatgtaagAGATGAAGCTGAAACAA aaaatGAATCATTTGTGGttacaaatgaaaatgtaagAGATGAAGCTGAAACAA ATATTGAAATGGATCTAAATTGTGAATTTCCTTCAGATCGTGGAAGGTTTCcagatatcataaataattccAATTTAAAAAGACAAATTATTGCATTTGGGCCTTGCAAACCAGATATTAAATTTCCATTAGATTCTACATGGTGTCAagataatgaaaacaaaaagtgCCGAAAATTttctgttgaatattatttcacaaCAAATTTAGCTGGCCACAAAATACCTAGATCTTGGCTTTGCTATTCAGTCATACTTGATAAAGCATACTGCGAATCTTGTTGGTTATTTTCTGATAGAACACAtccttattttaaatctaactgGATCAAAGGAATAAATGATTGGAGACATTTATctcaaaaaattaacaaacacgAAATTTCTATTCAGCACATAGAAGCTGTCACATTACGCACGATCTGggtaaaaaatcaaacaattgaTCAGTCGATCGAAGATCAAATATCCAAAGAAGCACAACATTGGAGGGATATTTTAACTcgcttaataaaaataattttatttttaacagctgGTAATACAGCCCTTCGTGGTAATGAAGGTAAATCAACTTCTACAAGTATGAACGAAGGCAATTTTATCCGATCAGTACGACTCATGGCTGAATTTGATCCAATACTACATAACTTACTTTACACTGAAAAAACACGAGTGAAATATCTAAGttggaaaattcaaaatgaactaATTGATTTACTATCAACAAACGTAATTACTTTAATTTGTGAAGAAATCAGATCCGCTCCATGTTTCTCCATAG TTGATTATAGAGAACAAAAGTTATGTTGTAAAGAGTCTTTTCTAGGATTTTACCCTCTACATAAGCATGGTGCTGAAGATCatgtcaatttaataatatctattttaaagaattataatttagatataaacAAATGTAGGGGCCAAGGATATGATGGCGCTTCGGTAATGAGTGGTAGCTTCACTGGAGTACAAAAAAGAATTTCTGATATAATTCCAAATGCATCTTATGTGCACTGTGCTGCACATAATTTGAATCTCGTTTT taaaagtgCTCCTAGATGGACTTCTTTGGCGCTAGGTGATGATGTAGCAAAAATAGtcttaaaaaaagtatgtaCAACTAGGTGGGAATCCCGACACAACGCAGTTTTTGCCTTAAAGTATCGTTTCAAAGATGTTTTAAAATCCCtaacaaatataatgttaacaagTGACAAAAAAGAAGAAATGAATAGAGCTAAGGGTCTAAAAAAGAAGTTGGAATCTTTTGAGTTTGTGCTCATACTTACTATATGGGAACAAATTTTAAGGCCATTTTATGTGGTATCTAAAAAACTACAATCAGTTGATTCTAACCTTCATAATGCTTGTGAATGTTTACAATCAGCTATTacgataattcaaaatttgaggGAGAATTATGAAGAACTGGTTACCTCAGCAACACATTTGTGTAATAGTTGGGGAATATCTGTGAATAATAACCAACGACGTCaagtatattcaaaaaatttttttggtgATTTAGATGGAGACAGAAGACAAGATGTTACAGAAGAAAACCTccgaataaaagtatttttgccATTGATTGATACAGCTTTAGTTCAGCTAAATAATCGCTTTATAGGTTTACAGAATGTAGTTGATAAATTCAACTTTTTACAACCACAAGTAATTCTACAATCTAGTGAAGATGACGTTGTCAAGGCTACTTATGACTTTATTTTGTACTATGAGAAAGATATAAGTTCAGATTTTTTAAGACAGATGTTATCTTTAAAGGAAGTTATGATTGATTCACTGTTAACtatgaaaactataaaagatttagcaaattatattttagaaaatgataTGGCTTCTctttttaaagatatattaactgcttgtattatttttatatcattaccCGTCACTGTTGCGTCAGCTGAACGTTCATTTtccaagttaaaaataataaaaaactaccTAAGAAACTCAATGGGACAAGAAAGGCTatcaaatattagtatattaaatatagaacgCTCAAGAACTCATGaattgaatgtaaataaaattattgatgattttgCTAATAAAAaggcaagaaaaaaaaactttagtaaGTAA